The sequence TTGGGCTTATCACGTGACAAAGCAACAAAATTAAAAGAAGAACTTTCTACGGTTGACAAAGGGACGTCAGCAGGTCAAAAGAAATGGCTACAACTTACTAGAGATTTAGGTACAGTAGAAACACAAGCTAATAGGCTAGAGGGCGAAATTAAGCAAGTCGAGGGTGCTATTAGTTCAGGCTCTTGGAACATTGACGCTAAAATGGATACTAAAGGCGTTAATAGCGGAATTGAGGGCATGAAGTCACGCTTTAGCGGTCTTAGAGAGATTGCTGTTGGTGCATTCAGACAAATCGGTGCAAGTGCTGTTAGTGCTGTCGGTAACGGCTTAAAAGACTGGGTATCTAACGCAATGGATACTCAAAAAGCCATGATTTCATTGCAAAATACAATGAAGTTCAAAGGCAATGGAAAAGACTTTGACTATGTAAGCAAATCTATGCAGAATCTTGCTAAAGATACAAATGCAAATACCGAAGATACTTTAAAACTTTCAACAACGTTCATTGGTTTAGGCGATAGCGCTAAAAAAGCGGTCAGTAAAACAGAAGCATTAGTAAAAGCTAACCAAGCATTTGGTGGTACTGGCGAAAACCTTAAAGGTGTAGTTCAGTCTTACGGTCAAATGTCGGCAGCTGGTAAAGTTACGGCTGAAAATATTGGACAATTAACCGATAACAACACAGCTCTTGGTTCTTCTTTAAAAGACACTGTTATGAAAATGAACCCCTCATTACAGCAATACGGTTCTTTTAATGACGCTGTTTCAAAAGGCGCTGTTTCGATGGATATGCTCAACAAGGCTATGGAAAAAATGGCTAAAGGTTCGGGCGGTGGAATCAAAACTATTGGGGACGCGTGGGAC comes from Leptotrichia sp. OH3620_COT-345 and encodes:
- a CDS encoding tape measure protein, with amino-acid sequence MASNATFEVEIYGNTTKFENSLKGVNTAMSGLRGEAKNLREALKLDPTNTGKMAQLQKNLQTQLGLSRDKATKLKEELSTVDKGTSAGQKKWLQLTRDLGTVETQANRLEGEIKQVEGAISSGSWNIDAKMDTKGVNSGIEGMKSRFSGLREIAVGAFRQIGASAVSAVGNGLKDWVSNAMDTQKAMISLQNTMKFKGNGKDFDYVSKSMQNLAKDTNANTEDTLKLSTTFIGLGDSAKKAVSKTEALVKANQAFGGTGENLKGVVQSYGQMSAAGKVTAENIGQLTDNNTALGSSLKDTVMKMNPSLQQYGSFNDAVSKGAVSMDMLNKAMEKMAKGSGGGIKTIGDAWD